A DNA window from Pyrus communis chromosome 3, drPyrComm1.1, whole genome shotgun sequence contains the following coding sequences:
- the LOC137728372 gene encoding uncharacterized mitochondrial protein AtMg00810-like, whose protein sequence is MAEELQALHENNTWTIVKLPKGNKAVGSRWVYKTKFHSDGTIERNKARLVARGFTQTYGVDYKETFAPVAKMNTVRVIICQRLMLLNSISTTFAIKDLGTLKYFLGIEMAHSHKGFFLNQRKYVMDLLHEAKMTDCKPARTPLDSNLKLKTHGDPVPNLSYYQRMVGKLIYLTITRPDISYVVSIVSQFMHSPSMDHLKIVHCVLRYLKGSIGRGILMCNNSHTQISGYTDADWAGNSLDRKSTTGFCTFVGGNLVTWKSKKQSVVARSSAEVEYRAMASTACELIWLKSLLLTLGFPHQQPMSLHCDNQAAMHIASNPVFHERTKHIEVDCHYVRNQVQSKVIDTHYTRSHDQLADIFTKGLPSADFQRLLFKLGSINPFDPA, encoded by the exons atggcagaggagcttcaagccctccatgaaaataacacatggaCTATAGTGAAACTTCCAAAAGGAAATAAGGCAGTGGGGAGTCGTTGGGTGTACAAAACtaagtttcattcagatggcacAATCGAAAGGAATAAGGCTCGCTTGGTTGCTCGAGGTTTTACACAAACCTATGGCGTCGATTATAAAGAGACATTTGCTCCGGTGGCAAAAATGAACACTGTTAGA GTGATAATATGTCAGAGATTAATGCTCTTAAACAGTATCTCAACAACATTTGCTATCAAGGATCTTGGCACTCTCAAATACTTTCTGGGCATCGAGATGGCACACTCTCACAAGGGTTTCTTCCTCAACCAACGCAAGTATGTCATGGATCTTCTTCACGAAGCAAAAATGACAGATTGCAAGCCTGCTCGTACCCCCTTGGATAGTAACTTGAAGCTAAAAACTCACGGTGATCCAGTTCCCAATTTAAGTTACTATCAAAGAATGGTTGGCAAACTCATTTATCTGACTATCACACGTCCTGATATATCATATGTTGTCAGCATTGTTAGCCAGTTTATGCACTCTCCAAGCATGGATCATTTGAAGATTGTTCATTGTGTGCTACGTTATCTTAAGGGTTCCATTGGTAGAGGAATTCTTATGTGCAACAATAGTCACACTCAGATCTCAGGCTAtaccgatgctgactgggcaggcAATTCTCTCGATCGCAAGTCTACCACTGGGTTTTGTACGTTtgtgggaggcaacctagttacctggaaaagcaagaaacaaagtgttgttGCACGCTCTAGTGCAGAGGTAGAGTATCGTGCTATGGCGTCCACTGCTTGTGAACTTATTTGGCTCAAAAGCCTTCTGTTGACTTTAGGTTTTCCTCATCAACAACCCATGTCCCTACACTGTGATAATCAGGCTGCGATGCACATTGCATCGAATCCTGTATTCCATGAGCGAACTAAACATATTGAAGTTGATTGTCACTACGTCAGAAATCAAGTTCAGTCCAAGGTGATTGACACTCACTACACGCGCAGTCATGATCAACTTgcggatattttcacaaaaggatTACCCTCTGCTGATTTTCAACGTCTTTtgttcaagcttggatcaattaatccctttgatccagcttga
- the LOC137728373 gene encoding F-box protein CPR1-like, with amino-acid sequence MDCHFDDDRPGMILTLDLASEKYREFPIPVHGDQDEISLCLLGSYLYICHHNFEVAGFQIDVWIMKKYGVTGSWRTPLCSVKKSGVPYMNFDSHIKPLVFSKNGHTVLFEIDCEQPFWFDLEKKSVKQVEFCRKPDEFEVIVCEGGGARGAFVLFSMVIL; translated from the coding sequence ATGGATTGTCATTTCGATGACGATCGTCCAGGAATGATTCTAACTCTTGATCTTGCAAGTGAGAAATATCGCGAGTTTCCCATCCCAGTTCATGGGGACCAGGATGAGATTTCTTTGTGTTTGCTGGGAAGCTATCTATATATTTGTCATCACAATTTCGAGGTTGCAGGCTTTCAAATTGATGTTTGGATTATGAAGAAATATGGAGTCACGGGATCTTGGCGGACCCCTCTTTGTTCTGTCAAGAAATCTGGTGTGCCTTACATGAACTTTGACTCCCACATCAAACCTTTGGTATTTTCAAAGAACGGTCACACGGTACTATTTGAGATAGACTGCGAGCAGCCTTTTTGGTTTGATTTAGAGAAAAAGAGTGTGAAACAAGTTGAATTTTGTCGTAAGCCTGATGAGTTTGAAGTAATTGTTTGTGAAGGTGGGGGGGCTCGGGGAGCCTTTGTGCTCTTCTCGATGGTGATCCTGTAA